In Aedes albopictus strain Foshan unplaced genomic scaffold, AalbF5 HiC_scaffold_31, whole genome shotgun sequence, the sequence TGGCCAGCTGCTTGCGAGGGGCCTTTCCTCCGGTAGACTTACGGGCAGTCTGCTTGGTACGAGCCATCGTAGATGAAGAAAATTGTTTTCAATCCAAACGAATACGTTGAAACGAAGCGAAAGAATGAGGGTCGAATTTTTGTAGTACTCTTTTATATGCTTGGTTCATCGCAGGCAACCAATCACAAGCCATAGAAGAATAGAAAAAGCAAGCATGGCAAGAAGAAGTTACCCCTCGAGTAGGTATAAAAGCGGCAGCATCAGTTTCGTAGGGCATCAGTTTCGTTACACCCGTAGTCGAACACAGAAGTAAATATCCAAAATGACTGGCCGTGGCAAGGGAGGCAAAGGACTCGGAAAAGGAGGCGCCAAGCGTCATCGCAAGGTTTTGCGTGATAACATCCAGGGTATCACCAAGCCCGCCATCCGTCGTCTGGCTCGTCGTGGTGGAGTCAAGCGTATCTCCGGTCTCATCTACGAAGAAACTCGTGGTGtgctgaaggtgttcctggaaaaCGTCATCCGTGATGCCGTCACCTACACTGAACACGCCAAGCGCAAAACCGTTACCGCTATGGATGTCGTGTACGCCCTGAAGCGACAGGGACGCACTCTGTACGGTTTCGGAGGTTAAATCACAGGTTTCTTCTCTCAaaaaacggcccttttcagggccaccgaacGTGTGTACAAAAGAGTTAAACAGTCAGTTTTCTACCGCCAAAAAGCAACAGTACCTAATATGTCGTGCCTATGGACCTCAGAACGGAAGTGATAGATTGTAATGATATAAATATGTGCATCCAATTTGTATATAGTACCTCCATTGGGAACCTCTCGATATTCTATCTTTCGTGCACCGTAGCACCGGAAAGCTGAACACGACGATAAGTAAGTAAAATTAAAATGAAACCTGGGAACCAGAAGCGCTTGCCTCCGTATCGGAATTTGGCCAGCCAAAAATGCTCCGCTTCGAGTTGGAAAAGCTCGAATTGAAAAGCTAAGCAAACACGTCCCCATACTTCCAGAGCGTCGCTTATACATGTTATGCACGTAGGCAGCTCAAATCATACTTATCAAGGCAAGGAAAACTCCAGTCTTGAAGATGACAGTTTTGTTTAATATTTCCCACATCCAATATGTATGTTTCGAAGAACTTGATTGTTAACAATGGTTGCAATGTCGCCCAACGCCAAGCGTCGGTAGAACCGGTAAACTGTATAGCAATAAATCATGGATGTATGCATCCCTACCCGGGATTTCAATGGCGTGTACCATACGTTCGTGACTGTACGCTTGGAAGTGAATGTATCCCTATCCCGGACTTCAAAGCAGCATGTCAATtatttaggggccatccataaagtaCGCCACGCTCGAGCTCAAGCAATGCAAAAGTACGGAGGAGGGAAAGGAGAGTTAAAATTCTCGATTACAGCGTGGCGTACAAGGTTATATGCAGAAcctggcctcctaaagtgaggttaagtttagtgaaatcccatttcgtattttagtgattgagtcgttccagataaaatttaatgtaggatcggggtagaaaaaatcaatttatcgataaatttaccaaaaaattgacgaatcaactgatggggaactggtatttccctttcaaacttccaaattttcacgacataatctctacttttaatcgccaattgagaggaaacaaaccatcgtcgtttatcaaaaactcaaacGCAGATTTTAGTCTCGCTAAAACCACAACCAATGCTAATAAAAATTCTACTCTACTCACTATCTGGATAACAGTGCAATtattttcaatgacggttttgtgacttagagCAAGAAAACTGCGTTGTCTTGCACAGCTCGGTATCCTGCCATCCGAAATATAAGCTGCCATGTTGGCCAACAATTTTCACAGCTTGCCCACCATGCGTGCCGAAACGCAGCGGCGGTGAGTGCTCTGCGGCACTCACACGGTGAAACAAAGCCACACACAATTGAGCGTGTTATtcgtcctcctcctcttcttggcgtaacgtcctcactgggacaaagcctgcttctcagcttagtgttctatgagcacttccacagttattaactgagagcttcctctgccaatgaccattttgcatgtgtatcgtgtggcaggcacgaagatactctatgcccaaggaagtcaaggaaatttcctttacgaaaagatcctggaccgaccgggaatcgaacccgtcaccctcagcatggtcatgctgaatacccgtgcatttgccgcctcggctatatgggcccttgtataCAATCCAAATCGTGTTACACGCGTTCGTTCATTCTCACTCCCCTTGGGAGAATGTCTCGCCGGTTCTCACCACGGATCGAGATTTGGCAGTTTACTAAACATGAAGCTCAAACGGGCTGAGAAAATCCATTCTCAATTTTGTGTCACGTTGTTTTACCGTGCGCAATTTCTTAGTCGtgatacaccgagaaaaaattctactcggtCAGCTAAAACTTAACGAAAACAGAATTAGGAATAACGCAgggactgagtagaatttttcctCGGTGTAGGTAGTCAGTTCAGTTCGGTGTCCGTCTAGCTGAGTGTCGCGTCTCCGTTGCGGGAGTGCCAGTTTGATTCATCGTTCAAAATTTGAACCTATAGCGGAAGACTGCCGCCGGAAGTACAGTGGTCATGCACACAGCGTGAATGTGTCCATTGTAAATAGTTTGTTTTGTTCTTGTGCCCGGGTGTTGAATCGCGTGTGTCGCGGAGTGTTGTCGCCTGTTTAACCCACCCGGCCGGCAGTGCCCTAAACTGGGATCAGCAAGCCGTTCACTATTGAGGTATGTGTAAAACTGCGAAGAACTTGTGCATCCTGTGCTTTCATTGTACCAAGGGCGTGTAGATCTAAGATTTTCAGAGGGCTGTCAGTAGGCACACTGGGTTAAACGTTTGAAATCCTCGGTCAGAATTGCAGTTCTGTCCGATGAGTGGGGAACTGGTTGGCGATCGAAAGTGAGATTGGGGTCTCCGGTTAGCCTAGGGGATAGGGTTTTCgatcgccaacccggagacggcggattcaatTCCTTTTCCAGTCGGGAAATTCTgtttataacgtacattttgcttcgatgaaAAGTTCTAACTTTCCCAGTAATGATCTCCAGATAAACGATAAAATCACCCCAAATGCGATTGCAGCTTTAGCCATGCTACCCAGAATAAGTGCACATTGAGacaaattttggtgtacgtataTCGAGGGTAAAATGCACGTTATATCGAAGCGCGAAGACAGAAATGGCTGTATCGTGACAATTAGTGCTTCTCACGATTGGTGTTTGTGAATTTCATCATTTCAAGTGCAGCCTTCCAGGTGACTTGCTCTATGTCAACCGGGTAGTAACAGGAATTTCACCAACCAATCAATCTGCAGGGAAGTTGCAGTCATTTTCAATTAACCTTAACTACACCAACACGGTGCAAAGATTCGAGAGTTTCACTCTGGAAGCTCGGCGGCAGCGAAAAGGCAACACTCAATCATGCCGAGCTGACCGGCCTATTTGAGAATTGCACCTAGCAGTATTCTAGGAAACGTATGACCTGGCATTGGATGATAGGAAACCATTTCAACTTTTAACTCTTTGGTAAGATCTAAGAtggtagtcctgaaaaggactgatTTGAAAGTGGGATACTGTTTCGCAGTATGACGACTGATGGTTCCGAAAATCGCCAGATTACTTCTTGGCGGCGGTTTTCTTCGCGGCAGCTTTCTTGGCGGGGGCGGCCTTCTTCGGTTTCGGGGTCTTTGGCTTCTTTGCGGCGGTCTTGGATGGCTTGGTGGCCTTTTGTTTCGGGGCAGCGGCCTTCTTCACACCTCCGGCCTTTTTGGCGGCCTTTGCACCGGCAGCTTTGGCTTTTTTCGCTGCAGCTGGTTTCTTGGCTTTCTTCTCGCCGGCTGGCTTCTTGGCTTTCTTTTCCCCAGCTGGTTTCTTGGCAGCCTTCTTCTTCTCACCGGTAGCCTTCTTGGCTTTCTTCTCACCGGCCTTCTTGGGCTTTTTCTCGCCGGCGGCCTTCTTGGCCTCAGCCTTCAGCTTGAACGATCCGGATGCGCCAGTTCCTTTGGTTTGGACAAACTTGCCCTTCTCGACACCGTTCTTCAAGGCCTTCTTGAGGAATGGGGCCAGCTTGGCGACATCGCACTTGTAGTTGGCAGCGATGTACTTCTTGATGGCCTGCAGGGACGATCCGTTGCGCTCCTTCAGGGTTTTGATAGCAGCAACAACCATATCGTTCACTGGAGGATGGGTCGATGGCTTCTTCGGCTTGCCCTGTCCCTTAGGGGCCCTTGGCTTCTTGGCCTTGGCTGGCGAGGCAGCAGGAGCTGCGGCAGCGGCTTCGGCGGCAACTTCAGACATTGCGGTTGGTTGGTAGTAGGTACAGCGACACTGACACGTTGGTGTAAACGATTGAATGAAGGTAAATCcgacaacagtgcgatgttcgatAATGATGTCTGTGTTAGGGATGCAGACATGATCGTTCACTTATTGAGTGTTCGCAAAATATTGTCTAATTTTTTGGTAACATGTTTCTAAAACGCTATTTTACATTTACTGGGAGCAATAGTTGAATAACTTTTCTGTACAGTTAACAAGCACATGAGTCTAGCTAGTGGCACAACATTGCTGTTGGGGTTCCATGTCAGAAATAGCTTGGCAAAAACGTGTCCTAGCAGCACCCGTGAGTCATATGATGTGGGTTCACCCGACAAAACAGTCAATAGTTGCTATTGAAACAATGTCATCGTCCATGTCGGTAGTGAATTTCAAAAGCCCAATAGTTACTCTATTCAGCGACATCCATACCGAGCAAGTATTCGGTCCGGTAATGCCTTAGAAATGGCTCTAAAACAAAGTCCTTCCCGGTGCTAGTACGCGTTGCTGCGTGCTTGGTTTTGGGGAAACTTTGGGCAATAccgttttatgaaatttttccgTAAATGATGCTTCAAACTAGTGCTTCGCTGTACTCCAATCGGACAACTCCGTCGGTTTACGCACATTTAGTTTATGTACAAAAGTTCTACGACCTAAACGCATGCTAACAGAAAACATCATTTCCCGCCTAGGTAGCAGTCCCAGCTGTAGTTGACCGAAGCAGACCAGTACTTTGTCCCAGTCTTTGATGCCGCAGCAATGAGCACGATTTAAAAGGGTAATATTAGATGTTATCACAGATCTAGAGTTAGTTTCACATCAGGATCTTGCGGAAACAAATTTGAATACATTATACACCTAACAGCAGCCAAAAATCACGAAAATCTGCCCAGTAGTGCGAATCTATCACAAGTCCATCGAGTTGTTAGCTTGTTTGATGTACGATCAACATTGAGAGTTATTAGAGCCGTCGTTGGAGTTCAAATTCAATCTGAATTTGAATGAATGTAGTAAGTGTTTGCACCCTTTAATTCCGGCCTAGTCGGTTCAAGTTCAGTCTGGATGTAATCGAAACTAACGAACAAAAACTGACGCACTGCATCTGTTCTCCGATGGTGCAAAAGCTATGATTTGACTGACCTAAACCACCGGACGACACAGGCTAGACATGCTCGGTCCGATGGATTCATCTCAAAGGCGTTCCGAAAATGTAGAGCTGACAAGTTTGCCTGGCCAATTCCAGggtgaaaatgaaaacaaaaacgacGCCTACTGCAGTTGGATACTTGAAGCCAATCTTGTGTGTCGCACGCACCCGATTGTAGCAACGATTAATTATTGGTGAATTTTCAGAAACTTGAAATCAAGCAAACGCACCCCGACGTGTAATCGATAGCAGTCGTACCCACCACTCTATGCTATGCTCACTCATCTAGCTAGGTGACTAAAACTACGCTTATACGATTGTATGTAAACTCTGGTGGCAGCACCACAGTTGGTACGGTGATACTTTTCGTGAAACAACCAATCTGAGAGAAAGTCAGTAACTACAGTCAGTCAGAGCCAAAGTGGCAGTACATCATCGAGGCACGGTCGCCATATTCGGGGCCCACACTAGAGGTTAGTATGAATGTTACCATTGGGTACATCGGAAATGGCCATAAGGTCCTACAGGTTTGAGTCGTAAGTGTTGCAGTTGGTTTGGCAGGTCATTATTTCCTAGTTAACTCTTTTCGAGAATGATatagtggccctgaaaagggcctttTGGTTTGATGCGATAATTCCCGGACGGTCGTCATTTACTTGGAGCTGGTGTACTTGGTGACGGCCTTGGTTCCTTCGGAAACGGCGTGCTTGGCCAACTCTCCTGGGAGCAGAAGACGGACGGCGGTTTGGATTTCGCGAGAGGTAATGGTCGAGCGCTTGTTGTAGTGAGCCAGACGAGAGGCTTCGGCGGCAATGCGTTCGAAGATGTCGTTGACGAAGCTGTTCATGATGCTCATAGCCTTCGACGAGACGCCAGTGTCCGGGTGGACTTGCTTCAACACCTTGTAGATGTAGATAGCGTAGCTCTCCTTCCTgcgctgcttcttc encodes:
- the LOC109404558 gene encoding histone H4, producing MTGRGKGGKGLGKGGAKRHRKVLRDNIQGITKPAIRRLARRGGVKRISGLIYEETRGVLKVFLENVIRDAVTYTEHAKRKTVTAMDVVYALKRQGRTLYGFGG
- the LOC115270082 gene encoding histone H1-like, which codes for MSEVAAEAAAAAPAASPAKAKKPRAPKGQGKPKKPSTHPPVNDMVVAAIKTLKERNGSSLQAIKKYIAANYKCDVAKLAPFLKKALKNGVEKGKFVQTKGTGASGSFKLKAEAKKAAGEKKPKKAGEKKAKKATGEKKKAAKKPAGEKKAKKPAGEKKAKKPAAAKKAKAAGAKAAKKAGGVKKAAAPKQKATKPSKTAAKKPKTPKPKKAAPAKKAAAKKTAAKK
- the LOC134284565 gene encoding histone H2B, with protein sequence MAPKTSGKAAKKSGKAQKNIVKGDKKKKKQRRKESYAIYIYKVLKQVHPDTGVSSKAMSIMNSFVNDIFERIAAEASRLAHYNKRSTITSREIQTAVRLLLPGELAKHAVSEGTKAVTKYTSSK